The proteins below come from a single Acanthopagrus latus isolate v.2019 chromosome 4, fAcaLat1.1, whole genome shotgun sequence genomic window:
- the LOC119017923 gene encoding uncharacterized protein LOC119017923 isoform X2: protein MRWVCKICRFESEKRGPLLKHYRLKHGHGGRSQAVPCLHTDCPCSFKTFNALQTHLSRQHAQMATQSGPLSFSCLLCSTGYFNSEKQYFEHLGSHLRKFELVACVFKNCNFSTNIYSTFATHRHRKHHSHSIDDFKTEVLKQTPLEPISALDESDDVEESSELLDGEPQELTQDIKERFGHLFLKLESTFNVPNKCIDELIDELKFISTCASGPLIKDVVLSTLRNHKCDLVPAVVSDLVKNLCESHPISTALGMDGPFTTQYKRREFLKKHFSVVEPEEHILDKKKGKTFQYVPILPSLLQVLSKSFQEKTFECGKNSENKYQTFRDGSHYQKNDFFSVKEDRISLVLYIDDFEVCNPLGTSRKMHKVTAVYWVLGNIPVHLRSTLASIYLAILCKAEDTKQFGFHRVLEPL from the coding sequence ATGAGATGGGTGTGTAAGATATGTAGGTTTGAATCAGAGAAGAGGGGACCATTGTTGAAACACTACAGACTAAAGCATGGACATGGTGGGCGCAGCCAGGCAGTTCCTTGTCTCCACACTGATTGCCCCTGTTCATTTAAAACGTTTAATGCCCTTCAGACCCATTTGTCTCGGCAGCATGCACAGATGGCCACACAAAGTGGacctctttcattttcttgtctACTCTGCTCCACTGGTTATTTTAATTCAGAAAAGCAGTATTTTGAGCATCTTGGCAGCCACTTGAGAAAGTTTGAACTTGTAGCATGTGTCTTCAAAAACTGCAACTTCAgcacaaacatttattcaacattCGCTACCCACAGACATAGAAAGCACCATTCACACTCCattgatgattttaaaacagaagTCTTAAAACAAACCCCCCTTGAACCCATTTCAGCTCTGGATGAGAGTGATGATGTGGAAGAAAGCTCAGAGCTTTTGGATGGTGAACCACAGGAGTTGACCCAAGATATAAAAGAGAGATTTGGTCATCTCTTTTTGAAGCTGGAGAGTACTTTCAATGTCCCAAACAAATGCATTGATGAATTAATAGATGAACTTAAGTTTATATCCACATGTGCCTCTGGTCCACTTATAAAAGACGTGGTTTTGTCCACCTTGAGAAACCATAAGTGTGATCTGGTTCCAGCTGTTGTTTCAGATTTGGTAAAAAATCTGTGTGAGTCACACCCTATAAGTACTGCTTTGGGGATGGATGGGCCTTTCACCACTCAGTACAAGAGGAGAGAATtcttgaaaaaacatttctcagttGTTGAACCCGAAGAACATATTCTTGacaaaaagaaggggaaaacCTTCCAATACGTTCCAATATTGCCCTCCTTGTTGCAGGTCCTAAGCAAGAGTTTTCaagaaaagacatttgaatGTGGAAAAAATTCTGAAAATAAGTACCAGACATTCCGTGATGGATCTCACTATCAgaagaatgattttttttctgtgaaagagGACAGAATCAGTCTAGTACTCTATATTGATGACTTTGAGGTATGCAATCCTCTTGGGACATCACGAAAGATGCACAAAGTCACTGCTGTATATTGGGTGTTGGGAAATATTCCAGTGCACTTACGGTCCACATTGGCATCCATCTATCTGGCAATTCTGTGTAAAGCTGAAGACACCAAGCAGTTTGGATTCCACAGAGTTTTAGAGCCACTCTAA
- the LOC119017923 gene encoding uncharacterized protein LOC119017923 isoform X1 — MASPVRLRIIVCEDDIRKLILPSGIPATVQALTDVIQETFHITESFTVMYQDVDFDNQFFTLTSIEEVHDKATLKLVMTEPVVLTISPVDLSDIESPVPQSSDASSGHSSGSQDTILLSPEDESGTSFRSKPWPSKFEIPPFSYDVDLVLEAGNKDYEKEGTLLNNPRVTSSILEKLSETIFSFTAYPTGVQILAVAEALVEKYPCLKEPGSFNGLYGWQQRIKYKMGNYRAKLRGRQLAIPELEVNTLKKRCINEEGSPKGIKRAKKAEVNYLPPLPLGETEETLENERLDLLKEIKKKNNGKIINEKMEKSFALRRKEVVNDCPTVQDLMERWPGLFSQTQIKEEFKRITTVHLEQTFLSKLDRHTTKLVEIFRKKGGIAGTKIRPMLDSLSEDVSQEAVKEDCSQHLMKVIVICQNLEQESQDLSYVSVVIEGKEVLEDCRSVANACLLLMGVIYAVNLSYPLKLKYTFEVFQKMLLELDALKMSSKVQALHRKLLA; from the exons ATGGCATCCCCAGTGAGACTGCGGATCATCGTTTGCGAGGATGACATCCGCAAACTGATTCTTCCTTCAGGCATCCCGGCCACAGTTCAGGCTCTCACTGATGTTATTCAAGAGACGTTTCACATTACAGAATCATTCACTGTAATGTATCAGGACGTGGATTTCGATAACCAGTTTTTTACTTTGACCTCAATTGAGGAAGTACACGATAAGGCTACCCTGAAACTTGTAATGACTGAACCAGTAGTCTTAACTATCAGTCCTGTGGATTTGTCAGACATAGAATCCCCAGTACCACAGTCTTCAGATGCAAGCTCTGGCCACTCATCTGGATCACAGGACACAATCCTGCTTTCACCAGAAGATGAAAGTGGAACATCTTTCAGGTCTAAGCCATGGCCAAGTAAGTTTGAAATACCGCCCTTTTCTTATGATGTTGACCTTGTACTGGAAGCTGGAAACAAGGATTATGAAAAGGAAGGCACACTGTTGAACAACCCAAGAGTAACAAGTAGCATACTTGAGAAGCTATCAGAGACAATATTTAGCTTCACAGCATACCCAACTGGTGTCCAGATTTTAGCTGTTGCTGAAGCTTTGGTAGAAAAGTACCCGTGCCTCAAAGAGCCAGGGTCTTTTAATGGCTTATATGGCTGGCAACAGAGGATCAAGTATAAAATGGGCAATTACCGGGCAAAGTTAAGAGGCCGCCAGCTAGCCATTCCAGAACTGGAGGTTAACACACTGAAGAAACGATGCATCAATGAAGAGGGTTCACCAAAAGGCATCAAAAGGGCGAAGAAAGCTGAAGTGAATTACCTGCCACCACTGCCATtaggagagacagaggaaactTTAGAGAATGAGAGACTAGATCTGCTcaaggaaataaagaagaagaacaacgGGAAGATAATCAATGAGAAAATGGAGAAGTCTTTCGCTCTCAGAAGAAAAGAGGTTGTCAATGACTGCCCCACAGTCCAAGACCTCATGGAACGATGGCCTGGTCTGTTCAGTCAAACTCAG ATCAAAGAAGAGTTCAAACGAATAACCACAGTTCATCTGGAGCAAACGTTTTTGTCCAAACTGGACAGGCACACCACCAAACTTGTGGAGATATTTAGGAAGAAAGGCGGGATTGCAGGAACAAAGATAAGACCGATGTTGGACTCACTAAGTGag GATGTCAGCCAAGAGGCAGTGAAGGAGGACTGCAGTCAACACTTGATGAAAGTCATCGTCATCTGTCAGAACCTGGAACAGGAAAGCCAAGACCTCAGCTATGTGTCTGTAGTCATAGAGGGGAAAGAGGTGTTGGAGGACTGCAGGAGTGTGGCAAATGCTTGTCTGCTCCTCATGGGTGTCATTTATGCAGTCAATCTGAGTTACCCACTGAAACTCAAATACACATTTGAGGTATTTCAGAAAATGCTTCTTGAGCTCGATGctctcaaaatgtcttcaaaggTCCAGGCTCTCCACAGGAAACTACTAGCATGA
- the LOC119017923 gene encoding uncharacterized protein LOC119017923 isoform X3, whose translation MASPVRLRIIVCEDDIRKLILPSGIPATVQALTDVIQETFHITESFTVMYQDVDFDNQFFTLTSIEEVHDKATLKLVMTEPVVLTISPVDLSDIESPVPQSSDASSGHSSGSQDTILLSPEDESGTSFRSKPWPSKFEIPPFSYDVDLVLEAGNKDYEKEGTLLNNPRVTSSILEKLSETIFSFTAYPTGVQILAVAEALVEKYPCLKEPGSFNGLYGWQQRIKYKMGNYRAKLRGRQLAIPELEVNTLKKRCINEEGSPKGIKRAKKAEVNYLPPLPLGETEETLENERLDLLKEIKKKNNGKIINEKMEKSFALRRKEVVNDCPTVQDLMERWPGLFSQTQIKEEFKRITTVHLEQTFLSKLDRHTTKLVEIFRKKGGIAGTKIRPMLDSLSEQHIEGRRDIIIR comes from the exons ATGGCATCCCCAGTGAGACTGCGGATCATCGTTTGCGAGGATGACATCCGCAAACTGATTCTTCCTTCAGGCATCCCGGCCACAGTTCAGGCTCTCACTGATGTTATTCAAGAGACGTTTCACATTACAGAATCATTCACTGTAATGTATCAGGACGTGGATTTCGATAACCAGTTTTTTACTTTGACCTCAATTGAGGAAGTACACGATAAGGCTACCCTGAAACTTGTAATGACTGAACCAGTAGTCTTAACTATCAGTCCTGTGGATTTGTCAGACATAGAATCCCCAGTACCACAGTCTTCAGATGCAAGCTCTGGCCACTCATCTGGATCACAGGACACAATCCTGCTTTCACCAGAAGATGAAAGTGGAACATCTTTCAGGTCTAAGCCATGGCCAAGTAAGTTTGAAATACCGCCCTTTTCTTATGATGTTGACCTTGTACTGGAAGCTGGAAACAAGGATTATGAAAAGGAAGGCACACTGTTGAACAACCCAAGAGTAACAAGTAGCATACTTGAGAAGCTATCAGAGACAATATTTAGCTTCACAGCATACCCAACTGGTGTCCAGATTTTAGCTGTTGCTGAAGCTTTGGTAGAAAAGTACCCGTGCCTCAAAGAGCCAGGGTCTTTTAATGGCTTATATGGCTGGCAACAGAGGATCAAGTATAAAATGGGCAATTACCGGGCAAAGTTAAGAGGCCGCCAGCTAGCCATTCCAGAACTGGAGGTTAACACACTGAAGAAACGATGCATCAATGAAGAGGGTTCACCAAAAGGCATCAAAAGGGCGAAGAAAGCTGAAGTGAATTACCTGCCACCACTGCCATtaggagagacagaggaaactTTAGAGAATGAGAGACTAGATCTGCTcaaggaaataaagaagaagaacaacgGGAAGATAATCAATGAGAAAATGGAGAAGTCTTTCGCTCTCAGAAGAAAAGAGGTTGTCAATGACTGCCCCACAGTCCAAGACCTCATGGAACGATGGCCTGGTCTGTTCAGTCAAACTCAG ATCAAAGAAGAGTTCAAACGAATAACCACAGTTCATCTGGAGCAAACGTTTTTGTCCAAACTGGACAGGCACACCACCAAACTTGTGGAGATATTTAGGAAGAAAGGCGGGATTGCAGGAACAAAGATAAGACCGATGTTGGACTCACTAAGTGag CAACATATCGAAGGCCGAAGAGACATCATCATCCGTTGA
- the LOC119017924 gene encoding uncharacterized protein LOC119017924 has protein sequence MLYKFCRKPTVAILYKGETLKRLLDQRWTGHFATVSVILKSFDDLSTLLREITCNRAFGVDLRIEATGLLQSMSEPSFKFIAEMVHKILAYLDPPNKMLQSEDMDLLTGLQLVCSACTCLENIRTETEFQAILAHCDSVTKRPSKRKRSQNTAFADYVVEDISTHVDTNEETELRRIFYSCIDSVCGEMKDRFGKNNCQLMEALKALDPVQGTFLDVSKVKPLLDLTKTPALDSEFEVACNFLRAQMEESSPPDGEKWTMKQILKQFHRPLEAMPTVLTAFKHGLTFGASTASCENSFSTLKNVFTEHRQSMLHQRKANLIHLAFEKDLTRKFRDEWKDMVLRRFHTIHRRRLPLY, from the exons ATGCTGTACAAGTTCTGCAGAAAACCAACTGTTGCCATTCTCTACAAAGGAGAGACACTCAAGCGTCTATTGGACCAACGCTGGACTGGACATTTTGCTACAG TCTCAGTCATTCTGAAATCATTTGATGACCTATCCACACTGCTCAGAGAGATTACCTGCAACCGGGCATTTGGAGTAGATCTGCGCATTGAAGCAACAGGATTGTTGCAGAGCATGTCTGAACCCAGCTTTAAGTTCATTGCTGAGATGGTGCATAAGATCCTTGCATATCTTGATCCCCCAAACAAGATGTTGCAGTCCGAAGACATGGATCTGCTTACAG GCTTGCAGCTTGTCTGCAGTGCATGCACCTGTCTTGAGAATATCCGCACTGAGACTGAATTCCAGGCAATCCTAGCGCATTGTGACAGTGTCACAAAAAGGCCATCAAAAAGAAAGCGGTCTCAAAACACTGCCTTTGCTGACTATGTTGTTGAAGACATCAGCACACATGTAGATACAAATGAAGAAACAGAGCTACGCAGGATTTTTTACAGCTGCATTGACTCTGTGTGTGGGGAAATGAAGGATCGCTTTGGGAAAAATAACTGTCAACTGATGGAGGCACTCAAGGCCCTGGATCCTGTCCAAGGCACATTCTTGGATGTGAGCAAGGTAAAACCTTTACTTGACCTCACCAAGACACCTGCTCTGGACTCTGAGTTTGAGGTGGCCTGCAACTTCCTCAGGGCACAGATGGAAGAGTCTTCTCCACCGGATGGGGAAAAGTGGACAATGAAACAG ATCTTGAAACAGTTCCACAGACCCCTGGAAGCAATGCCTACCGTCTTGACAGCGTTCAAACATGGCCTGACATTCGGAGCAAGCACTGCATCCTGTGAAAATTCATTTTCCACTCTTAAGAACGTCTTCACAGAGCATCGCCAGAGCATGCTTCATCAAAGGAAGGCCAACCTCATCCACTTGGCATTTGAGAAGGACTTGACCCGAAAATTCCGGGATGAGTGGAAGGACATGGTCTTAAGAAGGTTTCACACAATCCACAGACGCCGCCTGCCACtctactaa
- the LOC119017923 gene encoding uncharacterized protein LOC119017923 isoform X4, whose product MWTPETVDQQWDFSRHGTAEIKEEFKRITTVHLEQTFLSKLDRHTTKLVEIFRKKGGIAGTKIRPMLDSLSEDVSQEAVKEDCSQHLMKVIVICQNLEQESQDLSYVSVVIEGKEVLEDCRSVANACLLLMGVIYAVNLSYPLKLKYTFEVFQKMLLELDALKMSSKVQALHRKLLA is encoded by the exons ATGTGGACACCTGAGACCGTGGATCAGCAGTGGGATTTTAGTCGACATGGGACCGCGGAG ATCAAAGAAGAGTTCAAACGAATAACCACAGTTCATCTGGAGCAAACGTTTTTGTCCAAACTGGACAGGCACACCACCAAACTTGTGGAGATATTTAGGAAGAAAGGCGGGATTGCAGGAACAAAGATAAGACCGATGTTGGACTCACTAAGTGag GATGTCAGCCAAGAGGCAGTGAAGGAGGACTGCAGTCAACACTTGATGAAAGTCATCGTCATCTGTCAGAACCTGGAACAGGAAAGCCAAGACCTCAGCTATGTGTCTGTAGTCATAGAGGGGAAAGAGGTGTTGGAGGACTGCAGGAGTGTGGCAAATGCTTGTCTGCTCCTCATGGGTGTCATTTATGCAGTCAATCTGAGTTACCCACTGAAACTCAAATACACATTTGAGGTATTTCAGAAAATGCTTCTTGAGCTCGATGctctcaaaatgtcttcaaaggTCCAGGCTCTCCACAGGAAACTACTAGCATGA